ttcgttttgactctcaacaactgtggtaactacggtccaaatcggtctataagtagatatagctcccatattttagcagaatacaaggtggtgggttgccaagattcgaccaggccgaacttagcatgcttttacttgttgttcttttttttaatatttggaatTAGTTTGAACTTGATCTTGAACATAATATTTACGTTAGTTCTGCTAGAGTTCAGTGCTtgtgtttattaaattttaggGGATTCACTTagcgtaaaaacaaaaaaaattatataattttaagccataaaaaaacagaaaaaaaattgttttttcatCGCACCAATTGCCTAAGCTAATCTCAAAACCACAATGGTCTTTATTTAAAGAATCAAAATCATTGAAATGTTATCAGCTATTTTGAAAACAGAAACAAAACAATATTGCTTTTTGGGTCTTGAAGTCAGCTCTGGTAAGATAACACGTCGCAACAGCAATTCTAGTTTTAGGCAAATTCTCCCCCAAACCGCGATTATGTTTTCATCTAAGTTTTAGAAAATACatttaatgttatttttaatcACCAGATTTTGTATAAAAGCAAAAAGTTGTGAGTTAAGAAATCAGTACAAAATATTATAACAAACTACAAAGACATCGagtgaaaaaaaatcttttatacaCACACATAATGGCAAAATTCTTTGTAAGTTTAATACGAAAAAAAATTCTGCAAATATTATGGGGACACCGGATTTTACGACTTTAAAAATTTCAGATGATTGTTCTCTTCGCCTTGATGGCTGTGGCCATGGCTCGTCATAGTGGCTACGGTAATGAACGTGGACGCGGTGGACAACAAGGAGTTGGAGGTGGCTATGGTGGTGGCAGCCAAGGTGCTGGTTTCGGTGGCAACCAAGGACATGGTGCTGGTCTCGGTGGCAATCAAGGACATGGTGCTGGTCATGGTGGTAGCCAAGGACGTGGTCCACAAGGAAATGGTGCCGGTTTCGGTGGTCAACAGGGTGGCGGTTATGGCGGACAAGGTGCCGGTTTCGGAGGACAACAAGTTGGCGGTCAAGGTGGACATGGCTCCGGTTATGGAGGTCAACAAGGACACGGTGGACGTGGCACAAAATACTAGATTTTaataggaacaaacaaacaaatagatgattgcttttgaacaaaaaaaaaaatccaaatgaaTTTGTTATTTACATTCTGAACTTATATATAAGGGACAAAGGCAGCAGGGAGGGCCATTAGGTGTACTACATAATGTTTactgggtaaaaaaaaaaaacaagtactatggatacccgccacctcgggtatatatgtaaaccacctttcatcaaaattcgataaaaattgcgtaccgaattgaaccaaagtacagtagctatatctaaaaataaaccgatatgaaccatatacgacaccgatgtcgaaaagcctaacataagtcactgtgacaaatttcagtgaaatcggattataaatccgccttttaaggggccaagactttaaattgagatatcggtctacatggcagctatatccaaatctagaccgatctgtgcgatattgcagaagtatgtcaactgacttaacttaacacactgtcccaaatttcggcgacatcggacaataaatgagctttttatgggcccaaaaccttaaagcaagaaatcggtatatatagcagctatatccaaatctgaaccgatctgggccaaattgaagagagacgccgaaggggctaacacaattcattgtcccaaatttcagcaaaatcggataataaatgtggcttttgtgggcctaagaccctaaatcggaagatcggtctatatggcagctatatccaaattggaaccgatctgagctaaattaacgaacgaagtcgaaggacctaacacaactcactgcctcaaattccagcgaaatcggataataaatgtggcttttatgggcctaagaccctaaatcggcggatcggtctatatgtcaactatatccaactctgaaccgatctgggccaaattgaagaaggatattgagtTGCCTAACACaattaactgtcccaaatttcagcaaaatcggataataaatgtagcttttatgggcccaagaccttaaatcgagagatcggtctatatggcatcgagttgcctaacacaactcactgttgcaagtatgtggctgttatgggcctgagaccctaaatcctcggatcggtctagatgggggctatatcaagatatagtccgatatagcccatcttcgaacttaacctgcttatcgacaaaaaaaagattctgtgcaaagtttaagcccaatatctctgtttttaaagactgtagcgtgatttcaacatatagacggacggatctggctagatcgtcttagatttttacgctaatcaggaatatatatactttatagggtcggaaatggatatttcgaagtgtttcaaacggaatgacaaaatgagtatacccccatccttcggtggtgggtataaaaaggcatatgACATGGATGATGTAAAGCCTTcttaataccaaatggtattgttttggtattaattcacggtattgtttcactatcaataccattgataccatatttcgaagtgtttcaaacggaatgacaaaatgaatattcccccatcctttggtggtgggtataaaaaggcatatgATATGGATGATGTAAAGCCTTATTTATACCAAacggtattgttttggtattgaTTCACGGTATTGATTCACTATCAATACCATTGATGCCATAcggtatcaatttttgtttttttggtgtaGTCCCTATCCCATGGTAatgggaattaaaaataaaccccCTCTTCAAGTTTCAAGTTAGAGTCTTAAATTCGCAAAACTAGTTCGTTTagctcgaaaaaaaaaatgaacataCAATGACATAGAAAACTTTTTATACTCGTTCTCTTTACAGCTAAAACATTATGACCATTCAAACATAAGAAGACTTATAACGTCTACCGCCACATCTGCCTTTATTTATGGTCTCTTGTTTGATAAATTTACCCTTGAACAAGCCTTTAAGTGGACCATAGGTTTGATAACCTCTGTACGCTGCATCGCATGGACTTACCAGTACCTGATAACTTCCGCAGCCTTCATTTGGCTTTGTAGTGGTACTTTGTCGGTCCATTCCTTGGAAGGTAAAAAATCCAAAGGGTCCTGGTAGCCTTTTAGTTTCGTGATCACTAATTGCTCTTGATTTCACATAGCCACCATTTGGTTGGTCATAATCTTTTTCTTGCGGGATGCCATCAACAAAACTGTTACTATTAACACCATATCATTGTTTTAATTGCAGAAGCCACATACTAACATATGGGGGTAACGATAATTGGTCAGATTCTTTAGATTCCACTCCATATAACTGAGAGTTGGGTAAACGACCATATTGTTTACTTTGATGCTGTTGACTTCCAAAAAGGTTGCCATTGTAAACTGATTtcgaattaattttttgttctcCGTtaaatgcgaaattttttccatAGCCTTTGGATCTTTGTGACCGATATATAACATGGTCGTTTAAGTTGCTGTGAGTCTTTTTTCGACCAGTAATTTCAGATTCCAAAAGTAGGGCTCTTGTAACTGTCATAAAGGCTAAAACTACAAAGatctaataaaataaaattccaaTTTCTTATTAAACTTTAACATTCCAACAACAACGAGTAGTATTAAACTTAAACGAATGGTAAATATTTTACTTACGATATAATTCTTCATTCTTTAAGCTGTTTTCAAATACCTGTCAATTTAGAAACTGACTTCAAACTCGATATATTGTACTTAGCTTATTTaaaagtacatacatatatgcattACCTTTGATGCCCTTTATAACTGTatgcaatattttaaaaataaattttgaatatggTTTTGGATTGCCTCATCATCATTCATATATTTGTTGCTCAACTCGGAACAATCATTGAAAGTTCATAAAAAAAGCGAGAGTTTTCTGATTCATTTCAAATGAAACTTATGGATATGTAGTCGGAACAGCACACACTCTTTGGATGATTCAATAAGAGAATACTCATAAAATTTGGTTTGGTTCTGCACTCAGAGAATTTTGTTAGTAAAGAAAGCCAAaaagtttgctgtaacagcagaaagtatgctgaaaatgggaaagcagtaaGTTGTTgctaaacagcaaacatttcctGCTGTAAGGTAAGTTCAAGTTTAAAACTTTTGTATggattcattaaaatttttaaaaatctttaatttaatAATAGCAGACATTGTTTGCTAATATTTGCTTATAGTAGCAGACTACTTTTTTTTAGGGAGTGACATACCGGATAAAATGTGCCCGCTGCATTGTAAATTTCTTTGAACGATTTTACAACTGATTATAAACTCATAGacaaaaagtctgctgatatAGAAAAGCAAACATTGTCAGCCCAATGTAAGTAGTTAATTTTTCTGCTAttgcagcagtagttctgctattgcagcagtagttctgctattgcaGCAGTAGCTCTGAAATTTCAGAACAGCAGTCCTACTGGTGAAAAGTCTgttatttgctgaaaatgactgctgcttccTTCATTATGGGGTCGTTAGAATAAACAAGTGATGCAGTTcctttcccagcatctctttttaagcaaacatatgataaaagcaaaaaattgctatgctattggacctaAATCAACTTATGATCCAATGgtccggaccataattgaactgaatgttgaagaccatagttgaagtcgttgtgtaaaatttcagccatttcgaataaaaattgcgccccttaggggcttaagaagtaaaatagggagatcgatttatatgggagctgtattaggctaaagACCGTTTAAGATTATAATTGACACGTTGGAGGTCATGAGAGacgtcgttgtacaaaaatttcagccaaatcggttaataattgcgcactctagaggctcaagaagtcaagatcccagatcggtttatatggcagctatatcaggttatggaccaattaaaaccatatttagcacaactgttggaagtcataacaaaatacttctagcaaaatttcagccaaattggatatgaattgcgctctctagtggctcaagaagtcaagacccaagatcggtttatatgacagctatatcgggttatggaccaatagaaaccatatttagcacaacagttagaagtcataataaaagacttcttgcaaaaattcagccaaatctgataattattgcgctctctagtggctcaagaagtcaagattcaagttcgatttatatgtcagctatgtcaggttatgggcccatttagaccatacttagcacagatagtgaaagtcataacaaaacacctcatgcaaaatttcagccaaatcgtataggaattgcgcgctctCTAGCctctaggctcaagaagtgaagaccccagatcggtttatatgacagctatatcggctCATGGGCCgacttgaaccacacttagcacagttattggaaatcataacaaaaaacatctcatgaaaaatttgagccaaatcgggtgagaattgcgccctctagtgactcaagaagtcaagatccactgcctaaactcggactgcgtcgaccccaaAGTCcgcgggttaaccaagtttattgacggcagtcctctggccttcaccgccaaatcgactgctcttttatttccccttactacgttatggcccggcacccaaacgaggcggattttgccatcctcagagaaggcgttaatctgcttcttacactgcaagactgttcgttaccttaccgtcatggttgttattgcccttatggcaattttactgtctgtaaagatgttcacatgcGACGTtgtcgcgttagcaccacaccacttcacgcattccatggtCGCACGgacctccgcctgcaggaccgtattatggtcaggcagtctaaaacagatctcagtccctgggttctcagtttaaactcccaggcccactctgtcctatagctttgatacattcatgtaacatgatcttccaaatggcaatactaaggttccgtcaatccaagactgtgccgctgacaacagtgccttgcactcgatctcaagtgtcatctcaggtatctgattggaaacctcttcccttccttccacgtTTCCTactgtcgcctcgattataccgcgatgatatgagctgctcccatcctcaatccattcttccgtcgccttaagtctcataagcgaagtggctgcctcacatttattctgtatgtcaatgggtcggatatctacatTATTtgccagtgccttagtgggcgtggtgctCATCACTaggcctatgccaagacaacatgctctctgaacctgttgtatggtccttatgttgcacttttttccatagcagtcaaccaatctactgaggcgtaagtaagtattggcctaatcacgctcctgtagagccagtgaactatcctcggattcaggccccatttcgagcctacggcccgtctacatagtgtcacatctgtgaaccttctcagtacgcttctgaatatgacacctccaattcagtttcctgtccaagatcacacctaagtatttgaccagaTATcgatcagatatcgaaatcgtcttattgaggaaacgtggtacattaaattggcccaccttcgtcttcctcgtgaacaggcagatttcggtcttctctgggttaacactgagccctctgggtctagcccagtcatacgccaaatgcaagaccctttcggcccgtctgcatagctcgttcggatccttacccctaaggtatttgggagaagagtacCTATATAATATCCATATTGgcgcaaaatatctgaaaggccgtaccagcacccccaaacaggacatatttcccgatgtgaccgtatagggctcagataaaataagagaacgaaagaaggcgcagtggagagtataaaaagcatgatgaatatatccatggtgttggTGTTAAAAGTCCGGCACGGCTGAACTTAAAACGTTTTTActcacaggatgggggtatattcattttctcattccgtttgcaacacatcgaaatatccatttccgaccctataaagtatatctattcttgatcagggtaaaaatctaagaagatctagacatgcccgtccgtctgtccgcctgtctgttgaagtcacgctacctttttaaaaaatagagatattgaactgaaactttgcacagaatcttttttttttgtctataagcaggttaagttcgaagatgggctatatcggactacacatcttgatatagcccccatatagaccgatccgccgatttaaggtcttaggccaataaaagccacatttattatccgattttgctaaaatttgagacagtgagttgtgttaggccccttgacatcctttgtcgatttggcctagatcggtccagatttggatatagctgccatatagacccatcctccaatttagggtcttaggcccataaaagccacatttattatcctattttgctgaaattttggacagtgagttgtgataggcccttcaatatccttccgTATTTGCCacggatcagtccagatttggttatggctgccatatagaccgatcggccgatttagggtcttaggccaataaaagccacatttattatccgattttgctgaactttgggacagtgagttgtcataggcccttcaacatctttctttaatttggccctgatcggatcagatatggatatagctgctatataggctgatcctccgatttagggtcttaggctaaaaaaggcgcatttatagtccgatgtcgccgaaatttgggatagtgagttaagttaagcctcttgacatacttctgcaatatggcacagatcggtccagatttggatatagctgccatatagaccgatctctcggttttaggttttggggccataaaaggcgcatttattgtctgatgtcgccgaaatttgggacagtgaattgtgttaggcccttcgacttatGTTTTGGAACCATAAATCGATTATTgttttggaaccataaaaggcgaacttattgtccgatgttgccgaaatttgacacagagcgTTAAATTAAGCCCGTccccatatttctgcaatttggtctagatcggtcaagatttgcaagatagatcgatcaagatattgctgccatatagaccgatatctcgatttaaagtcttggcaccacaaaaaggcgcatttataatccaatataactgaaatttgacacagcattttaaagaaaggtggtttacatatatacctgaggttgtgggtatccaaatttcggcgcggccgaacttaacgccttttcacttatttttttttttttttttttagttcggAAAAGAGTTCAACGTTTTTCCATATAAatgggaataaaaataaatccacagatttacaattttcaaattctttttttaaaaccatatttatttcCTTTTCAATGGCTTAAGCTATATAAGCACTTAATAACGTCGTCCGCCATAACTACCCTTATTGATAGCCTTCAGATTGCCAAATCCATGTTTGAACTCATctagtttaacatttttttgagCACTGTGTGCTGTGTCGCCTGAAGTTCCTCGTCTAGGATTATTTCCATAACCTCCAATGGGCTTTGTTGTGGTGCTGAAGTCGGCTAATTTAACATTTTCGCCATGCTGTCGGTCCTGCTGACTATAAAAATATCCTTCAGTTTTCAGACCATGTAACTCCGAGTTTTTAAAATAGCCATTATTTGGTTGACCAAAACCTTTTTGTGCATCTACTTTCACACTATGTTTCTGATCATGGTCTtgttgatttccaacaaataaaCTTTTGCCATAACCACCATATTGTTGCCTCTGTTCCTGTTTCCCACCAAAAGGTTGTTCATTAAAACCTgcttttagactattttgttgttgtgcctCATTTTTACCATAAACATTGGAGCTCTGAAATTGATAGTCATTATGTTCGTTTGATTTGCTGTAGCTCTTTTTTGGACCAGCTAATTCGGTGCCCTGGTAACGTGCTCTTGTGGTGGCAATGACAGCAAATAGTACGAAAAcctaaaaatattttgcattggattttgaatttttttaacgaATGCTGAATTTATGACTTACAGCGTATTTTGCCATTTTCTATCTCTTAACAAATACTTGTCAATTTCGAAACTAAGCTTGAAATAGAGATATACTTAGTTTATATAGATTTATCTGTTTATCTATATTGTCCTAAGTTCTCGAgtatgatatttaaaaaaaagattttgaatGTGGTTTTGGTTTGTGTTCTCACTATACGAGTATATTTTTTACTAGAAACCGAGAAACAAAGTCAAATACCGATTTTAAAAATGCTGAATCATTTGATATGGAAGCCTTGGCTTAGTGCTCGGGCTAGAACACATACTCTGGATGATTCAatgcaaaaccagtaaggaagggcaaaactcgggcggtgccgactgtataataccctacacctaccctataagtacaatgtgggagctatatccaattctgaaccaattttgatggacctcggcgagcaaatatgttcaaactgtaaaaactacggttgacaaatgacaccattatggcaaattacccaaaatctgacgaacgtatatataggagctatatctaattctgagcaaacttctcagataatgtggtagtcgtcggagAAAGCGCTGTGtataattttggcaagattggtcaataaatgcgcttgcagtggctcttaaagtgaaaatcgggcgatatacatatatgacagctatatctaaatctggtccgatttctatgaaattcaccagtaacattgagagtcataagaaaaaattcctgccgaatttcaagagaatcggttaacaaatgagcactttattgcaatatttcacaaaatcggacgaacatatatatgggagctatatctaaatctgaaccgatttggaaaaaacttctcaaatattgtggtagttgttgagGAAAGCatcgtacaaagttttggcaagattggtcaataaatgagtttCTGTCactctaaaagttaaaatcgtgcgttatatatacatgagacctatatctaaatctgaaccgatttccatgaaattcaccagtaatgtcgagagtcataagaaaatcctttctgccaaatttcgagagaatcggttaaaatatgagcaatttattgcaatatttcacaaaatcggacgaacatatatatgggagctatatctaaatctgaaccgatttagagaaaacttctcagatattgtggtagttaacGAGAAAGGCgtcgtacaaagttttggcaatattggtcaataaatgagctttctgtcactctagaagttaaaatcgtgcgttatatatacatgagacctatatctaaatctgaaccgatttccatgaaattcaacagtaatgtcggaagtcaagagaaaatccttcctgccgaatttcgagagaatcggttaacaaatgagcactttattgcaatatttcccaaaatcggacgaacatatatatgggagctaatattcattttgtcatcccgtttgcaacacatcgaaatattcatttctgaccctataaaatatggttgccaagtatttgcggattttttaaaagaaagtaaatgcatttttaataaaacttagaatgaaccttaatcaaatatactttttttacactttttttctaaagcaagctaaaagtaacagctgataactgacagaagaaagaatgcaattacagagtcacaagcaaaaatttgtcaacgccgactatatgaaaaatccgcaattactttttgggcaacccaatatatatacaaagTCAACAGACTATTCTCTATGGAAAATcacgaaaaaactcaaaaatgagCCAAAAATCAATTACCCAATTCGAAAGTCTGGTAACTCGTGGACAAAAAGCAACTTAGAAAAAGCCTACACATTTGCCAATCATTTATACGATGTTTTCACCCCAAATAGCTCGGAAGAACCGCCCAAATGCTTGGAAACTTTCTTAAATGAACCTCATCAGCTTGACCTgccaataaagaaaatttcaaaagccgAAGTCTCACATGCAATAAAGATTCTAAAACCTGGTAAGGCTCCTGGCTATGACTTAATAACCCCTAAAATACTCAAAGAACTCCCTAAAGAAGGTACTGACTTCATTACGTTCATATTCAATGCCTGTTTAAAGCGCTGCTTCATTCCGCCCCAATGGAAAGTTGCCCAAGTCACAATGATCCAGAAACCTGGAAAACCATCCGATCAAGTCAAATCATATCGACCAATAAGCCTACTGCCAATAATTTCAAAGGTATTCGAATCTCTATTTCTTAAGAGATTAATGCCAATAATTGAGGAAAATAACTTGATACCAAATCATCAATTCGGATTTAGAAAGAATCACGGGACTACTGAACAAATCCACAGATTAGTGGAAACCATAAATTCTGCATTTGAATCAAAGCAGTACTGTACTTCCGCATTTTTAGACATCTCGCAAGCCTTTGACAAGGTATGGCATGAGGGTCTTCTCTACAAGGCAAGGAAACTTCTTCCAATAAATTACTATCTATTAATTAAATCATATATTCAAAAAAGAATGTTCTTCGTCCAAGAGGCCG
The Stomoxys calcitrans chromosome 3, idStoCalc2.1, whole genome shotgun sequence genome window above contains:
- the LOC106082741 gene encoding uncharacterized protein LOC106082741; protein product: MAKFFMIVLFALMAVAMARHSGYGNERGRGGQQGVGGGYGGGSQGAGFGGNQGHGAGLGGNQGHGAGHGGSQGRGPQGNGAGFGGQQGGGYGGQGAGFGGQQVGGQGGHGSGYGGQQGHGGRGTKY